One genomic window of Boudabousia tangfeifanii includes the following:
- the pyrE gene encoding orotate phosphoribosyltransferase, producing the protein MSFANDPNRVRLAQLVNELAVVHQEVTLASGLKSDFYVDMRRVTLHHEAAPLVGHVMLDLLEEAGFTPDDIDAVGGLTMGADPVATAIMHAAASRGLDIDAFVVRKEAKDHGMQRQIEGPDVKGKRVVVLEDTSTTGGSPLQAAKALEEAGAKVLAVAVIVDRNTGAAERISEKGYEYLYALGLNDLDI; encoded by the coding sequence ATGAGTTTTGCGAATGATCCAAACCGCGTGCGTCTTGCACAGCTGGTAAACGAATTAGCTGTTGTTCACCAGGAAGTCACTCTAGCTTCTGGGTTGAAATCTGATTTCTACGTCGACATGCGTCGCGTAACCTTGCATCACGAAGCTGCGCCACTCGTCGGCCACGTCATGCTCGATCTGCTCGAAGAAGCAGGCTTTACCCCTGACGATATTGACGCCGTTGGTGGCCTAACTATGGGTGCCGACCCAGTCGCAACTGCCATCATGCACGCCGCTGCTTCCCGCGGCCTCGACATTGACGCATTCGTGGTGCGCAAGGAAGCCAAGGATCACGGCATGCAGCGCCAGATTGAAGGCCCTGACGTGAAGGGTAAGCGCGTAGTCGTACTGGAAGACACTTCTACCACTGGTGGTTCGCCATTACAGGCCGCCAAGGCACTCGAAGAAGCTGGCGCCAAAGTCTTGGCTGTGGCCGTAATCGTCGACCGCAACACCGGTGCTGCCGAGCGCATCAGCGAGAAGGGCTACGAGTACCTCTACGCCCTCGGTCTGAACGACCTTGACATCTGA
- a CDS encoding SDR family NAD(P)-dependent oxidoreductase: MGTALVTGATSGIGEEFCWQLAAAGHNLVIVARNEQKLNETAQKITQAARVKVEVLPADLTKPEDVEKVCERLTAKQAPVGLLVNNAGMALGQPFAAGSYEKEEYALDLMVRSVMRLAHAAANAMGERGRGAILNVSSIASRTPYGTYAAHKAWVRSFTEGLALEMAPKNVTVTALMPGWVMTEFQQRGGLDHTIWPKFMWIDVAEVVSQSLAAVRRGQVEVVPTWRYAVLDQVMRLAPRSVVRQIASRIGDPEHPVV; this comes from the coding sequence ATGGGAACCGCACTAGTTACCGGCGCCACCAGTGGCATTGGGGAAGAATTCTGTTGGCAGCTTGCGGCTGCCGGTCACAACCTAGTGATCGTGGCGCGCAACGAGCAAAAGCTAAACGAAACTGCACAGAAAATCACTCAGGCCGCGCGGGTCAAGGTAGAAGTGCTACCCGCAGATTTGACCAAGCCCGAGGACGTGGAAAAAGTCTGTGAACGCCTTACGGCCAAGCAGGCTCCCGTCGGTCTACTGGTTAACAATGCGGGCATGGCTTTAGGCCAACCATTCGCAGCCGGCTCTTATGAGAAAGAGGAATACGCCCTCGATCTGATGGTTCGTTCCGTCATGCGACTGGCCCATGCGGCCGCCAATGCCATGGGCGAGCGCGGTCGCGGTGCCATCCTGAATGTGTCTTCGATTGCTTCGCGCACCCCGTATGGTACCTACGCGGCGCATAAAGCTTGGGTACGATCCTTCACGGAAGGGCTCGCCCTCGAAATGGCCCCCAAGAACGTGACCGTCACGGCCCTCATGCCCGGCTGGGTGATGACCGAATTCCAACAGCGGGGCGGGCTCGACCACACCATTTGGCCCAAGTTCATGTGGATTGACGTGGCCGAGGTCGTCTCCCAATCCCTAGCCGCAGTCCGTCGCGGACAGGTGGAAGTCGTCCCAACTTGGCGTTACGCCGTCCTCGATCAGGTTATGCGCCTAGCTCCCAGGTCCGTGGTGCGCCAAATTGCGTCACGAATCGGCGACCCTGAGCATCCGGTAGTTTGA
- the fbaA gene encoding class II fructose-bisphosphate aldolase encodes MAIATPEVYNEMLDRAREGGFAYPAINVTSSQTLTAAIQGFAEAESDGIIQVSVGGAEYWSGSTVKDRVAGSLAMAAYAREIAKNYDVTIALHTDHCAKQNIDSWVRPLLELEAEEVKAGRLPFFQSHMWDGSAVPLAENLEIAKEMLELSVKANTILEVEIGVVGGEEDGVKAEINEKLYTTTEDALATVEALGLGEKGRYITALTFGNVHGVYKPGAVKLRPEILGQIQDEVGAKVGKERPFDLVMHGGSGSTEEEIATAVRNGVIKMNVDTDTQYAFTRPVVDWMLKNYDGVLKVDGEVGNKKQYDPRAWGKAAEAGMAARVVEACQRLGSVGKKMA; translated from the coding sequence GTGGCTATCGCAACCCCAGAGGTTTACAACGAAATGCTCGACCGCGCTCGTGAGGGCGGTTTCGCTTACCCAGCTATCAACGTTACTTCTTCGCAGACCCTAACCGCTGCGATCCAGGGTTTCGCTGAGGCAGAATCTGACGGTATCATCCAGGTTTCCGTTGGTGGCGCTGAATACTGGTCCGGCTCCACTGTTAAGGACCGCGTTGCTGGTTCCTTGGCAATGGCTGCTTACGCTCGCGAAATTGCAAAGAACTACGATGTCACCATCGCTTTGCACACCGACCACTGCGCCAAGCAGAACATCGACAGCTGGGTACGCCCACTTCTCGAACTAGAAGCTGAAGAAGTTAAGGCTGGTCGCCTCCCATTCTTCCAGTCCCACATGTGGGATGGCTCCGCTGTTCCATTGGCAGAAAACTTGGAAATCGCCAAGGAAATGCTAGAACTCTCCGTTAAGGCAAACACCATCCTCGAAGTTGAAATCGGTGTTGTCGGCGGTGAAGAAGATGGCGTTAAGGCTGAAATCAACGAAAAGCTTTACACCACCACCGAAGATGCTTTGGCTACCGTTGAAGCTCTCGGCCTCGGCGAAAAGGGCCGCTACATTACCGCTCTAACCTTCGGTAACGTACACGGCGTTTACAAGCCAGGTGCTGTTAAGCTCCGCCCAGAAATCCTCGGCCAGATTCAGGATGAAGTTGGCGCCAAGGTTGGCAAGGAACGTCCATTCGACCTCGTTATGCACGGTGGCTCCGGCTCGACCGAAGAAGAAATCGCTACCGCTGTTCGCAACGGCGTCATCAAGATGAACGTTGACACCGACACCCAGTACGCCTTCACCCGTCCTGTCGTTGACTGGATGCTCAAGAACTACGACGGCGTCCTCAAGGTTGACGGTGAAGTCGGCAACAAGAAGCAGTACGACCCACGTGCATGGGGCAAGGCTGCTGAAGCAGGCATGGCTGCTCGCGTAGTCGAAGCTTGCCAGCGTCTCGGCTCTGTTGGCAAGAAGATGGCCTGA
- a CDS encoding TrmH family RNA methyltransferase, whose amino-acid sequence MAEQSMTPQQETEFDPAADFSRKTGERIKAPITNAGEENPEVGVGPWPGGEANWPSGDQYDPLLLAEGDRRNVIDCYRYWKTSAIVADLDTKRRPFHVAIENLEHDFNIGSIVRTANAMGAATVHIVGRKRWNKRGAMVTDRYLHVFHHPSVADFAQWCEQAEVTPLGIDIIPGAKPITEADLPRGTVLVFGTESQGLSEEMRALCGQVCFINQYGSTRSMNVGHAAAIAMWTWNLAEDARRA is encoded by the coding sequence ATGGCCGAGCAGTCGATGACCCCACAGCAGGAAACCGAGTTTGATCCCGCAGCCGATTTCAGTCGCAAAACCGGGGAGCGGATTAAAGCTCCAATCACAAACGCGGGCGAAGAAAACCCCGAAGTGGGTGTGGGACCCTGGCCTGGTGGGGAAGCGAACTGGCCCAGTGGAGACCAGTACGACCCGCTTTTGCTGGCCGAGGGCGACCGCCGCAACGTGATCGACTGCTACCGGTATTGGAAGACTTCGGCGATTGTGGCCGACCTCGATACCAAACGTCGTCCTTTCCATGTGGCCATTGAAAATCTGGAACACGATTTCAACATTGGCTCGATTGTGCGCACCGCCAATGCGATGGGCGCCGCCACTGTTCATATTGTGGGACGTAAACGCTGGAACAAACGCGGAGCCATGGTTACTGACCGCTACCTCCACGTTTTCCACCACCCGAGTGTGGCCGATTTTGCCCAGTGGTGCGAGCAGGCGGAAGTCACTCCGCTAGGAATTGATATTATTCCTGGGGCAAAGCCCATTACCGAGGCCGATTTACCTCGCGGAACGGTACTGGTCTTCGGAACCGAATCGCAGGGCCTATCCGAGGAAATGCGTGCCCTTTGCGGTCAGGTTTGTTTCATTAATCAGTATGGTTCCACGCGTTCTATGAATGTGGGTCACGCGGCAGCCATCGCTATGTGGACTTGGAACTTGGCCGAGGACGCCCGTCGCGCCTGA